AAACCGTCACGGATCCGGGAGAACTTCCAGCAGATAATGCTCTACATTTTCAACAATGTGAATTATTAGTATTTCCCATGTATCTTGAATTCTATCATCTCAACAGAGCTCCTTTTCAGATCTGCAACGATCCTGAATCTCTGTGGGAAGGAAGGAATTACACCTGTTCCCGGGATATTATCAACTACTGTCTGATGAATCCCGGTAAGACAGGTCTCATTACAGGAGATACCGGAACAGGCAAAAGTTATACAGTTCACGCTATACTGAAATCCATGGACCGGAATATCTCAACCGCCATTATTTCAAATATTGATTTCAGTGTTGAGGATTTCTACAATCAGGTGAGGTATGCCTTTCAACTCCCCTCCCAAATGGGCAATCGTCATGAAATCATAAAATTTTTCCATAAACGGGCTACGGAGAACTTAAAAACCCTGTTAATTCTGGATGAGGTTCAACTCCTTTCCCGGGAATTAACCACCGAGATAATCCAGCTTGCAGAGATGCAGAACACCGACCCGTTCCGGCTGAGTATCTGCCTGGTAGGTCAACCGGGGAATTCAGCGATTGAAGAGTCTGCCGATATCCGGTACCATTTCGTCCCACTTTCGCTGGATAAAACAACCCGATACCTGAGACACCGCTTACAGGTTGCCGGTGCCACCCGAGAGATTTTCACCAGGGACGCTATTTCAGCAATTTACAGGTTCTCCAGAGGCTATCCCGTCATGATTAATGCCCTCTGTGACCTGGCCCTGTACTTCGGGTGCGGTGAGCAGAAAATAATTATCGATGAGGCTGTAATCCAACAGACTATAAGAAAATTTCATTTTACTGAAAAGCAGAAAAACAGCGCTCCACGAAACACAAGAAATGTCATACTATCAAAGAAAAAAGCCCCACTCTCCCGGAAAAAACCCACACCGGATACAGCGGAAAAAAATCAGAAAACCAAACATTTTTTCTTTAAATTCTGTATTGTTACCTTGTTAC
The DNA window shown above is from Desulfomarina profundi and carries:
- a CDS encoding ExeA family protein, which gives rise to MYLEFYHLNRAPFQICNDPESLWEGRNYTCSRDIINYCLMNPGKTGLITGDTGTGKSYTVHAILKSMDRNISTAIISNIDFSVEDFYNQVRYAFQLPSQMGNRHEIIKFFHKRATENLKTLLILDEVQLLSRELTTEIIQLAEMQNTDPFRLSICLVGQPGNSAIEESADIRYHFVPLSLDKTTRYLRHRLQVAGATREIFTRDAISAIYRFSRGYPVMINALCDLALYFGCGEQKIIIDEAVIQQTIRKFHFTEKQKNSAPRNTRNVILSKKKAPLSRKKPTPDTAEKNQKTKHFFFKFCIVTLLLLLLVEGGYMYYKTNPRLADDPSTRLNTTETPSPVNDIKSPLAPAHQNSDYDAIGYPSENRLEKNTVVVTAASSFPADSILENDRKKSEPKQINSLNLGTKASETDAVAANETPFSKIQPASTDPVNPIVPIPETKAKPQSGSIPVPRSDPKLNLVLKQKRNIKKKKIQTEKTANTLPEKIAEKRMNRTAFTHRRPVFAPNPSPPKRIKKHPPPLKNSLSTHKKHQKSSQTLWI